Proteins from a single region of Labedella gwakjiensis:
- a CDS encoding ABC transporter permease, which translates to MTVTVPTTAEQRPPRRRRRSRTSLNLVAGGVLFGIIVVIAVLSLVALPFDPSDTTGGRLQPPSPEHWAGTDRLGRDLFTQLMIGARLAVLTGFGSVAIAAVIGVVVGLVAAMAGRWVDDALSSLLDIAIAFPTLLLAMLVVAWRGASLDSAILAIGLAGSAVIARLTRVTATRVLAQDFVTASRTSGTGTVRLIGLHVLPNVWPTLIVPLALQFGGAVVAEASLSYVGLGSPPPNASWGRMLQEAQSTVLVAPSAAILPGLLLVMTIVGVNLLADGLRDVADPSGRSVR; encoded by the coding sequence ATGACCGTCACCGTGCCCACCACCGCCGAGCAGCGGCCGCCCCGTCGCCGGCGGCGCTCACGGACGTCCCTCAACCTCGTCGCGGGCGGCGTACTCTTCGGGATCATCGTCGTGATCGCCGTCCTGTCGCTCGTCGCCCTGCCGTTCGACCCGAGCGACACGACGGGTGGCCGCCTCCAGCCGCCGTCGCCCGAGCACTGGGCGGGTACCGACCGCCTCGGGCGCGACCTCTTCACGCAGCTCATGATCGGCGCGCGGCTCGCCGTCCTCACGGGCTTCGGTTCCGTCGCGATCGCGGCGGTCATCGGCGTCGTCGTCGGTCTCGTCGCTGCGATGGCGGGACGATGGGTCGACGACGCCCTGTCGAGCCTCCTCGACATCGCGATCGCGTTCCCCACCCTCCTCCTCGCGATGCTCGTCGTCGCCTGGCGCGGCGCCTCCCTCGACTCGGCGATCCTCGCGATCGGCCTCGCGGGCTCCGCCGTGATCGCGAGACTCACGCGCGTCACGGCGACCCGCGTCCTCGCCCAGGACTTCGTCACGGCCTCGCGCACCTCCGGAACGGGCACGGTGCGGCTCATCGGTCTGCACGTGCTCCCGAACGTCTGGCCGACGCTCATCGTGCCGCTCGCCCTGCAGTTCGGGGGAGCGGTCGTCGCTGAGGCGTCCCTGTCGTACGTGGGCCTCGGTTCGCCGCCGCCCAACGCGTCGTGGGGGCGCATGCTGCAGGAGGCGCAGAGCACCGTGCTCGTCGCCCCGTCGGCCGCGATCCTGCCAGGGCTCCTCCTCGTGATGACGATCGTGGGCGTCAACCTGCTCGCCGACGGGCTGCGCGACGTCGCCGATCCGAGCGGACGGAGCGTCCGATGA
- a CDS encoding ABC transporter ATP-binding protein — translation MSDILAVSHLGVHLDGPDGRRLVDDVSFDLADGQRLGVIGESGSGKSLTALAILGLLGHPLRATGSIRLAVGDDTVDTVSARQRRLDAVRGSVVGAVFQEPLASLDPLMRIGAQLAWPLRHHRGLRGDTLRAAVLDALAEVQLAEPERIARSLIHEVSGGQRQRVAIALALAARPRLLIADEPTTALDVTVQAGVLELLQSAVRERGMSLVFISHDLPVVAGIADRVLVMRNGRVVEVGETRQILGAPREDYTRTLVGASRALDDLLPSDPLEGDRA, via the coding sequence ATGAGCGACATCCTCGCCGTGAGTCACCTGGGCGTGCACCTCGACGGTCCCGACGGCCGCCGTCTCGTCGACGACGTCTCGTTCGACCTGGCGGACGGCCAGAGGCTCGGCGTCATCGGAGAGTCCGGCTCGGGGAAGTCGCTCACGGCGCTCGCGATCCTGGGGCTCCTCGGCCACCCGCTGCGCGCCACCGGCTCGATCCGTCTCGCCGTCGGCGACGACACGGTCGACACCGTCTCCGCCCGTCAGCGCCGCCTCGACGCCGTGCGCGGGTCCGTCGTGGGCGCCGTGTTCCAGGAGCCGCTCGCCTCGCTCGACCCCCTCATGCGGATCGGCGCCCAGCTCGCGTGGCCGCTGCGGCACCACAGGGGACTCCGGGGCGACACGCTCCGCGCGGCCGTGCTCGACGCTCTCGCGGAGGTGCAGCTCGCCGAGCCGGAGCGGATCGCGCGCTCGCTCATCCACGAGGTCTCGGGAGGTCAGCGGCAGCGTGTGGCGATCGCGCTGGCCCTCGCGGCCCGCCCCCGGCTCCTCATCGCGGACGAGCCGACGACGGCCCTCGACGTCACGGTGCAGGCCGGAGTGCTCGAGCTGTTGCAGTCGGCGGTCCGCGAACGCGGGATGTCGCTCGTCTTCATCAGCCACGACCTGCCGGTCGTCGCGGGCATCGCCGACCGGGTCCTCGTGATGCGGAACGGTCGCGTGGTCGAAGTGGGGGAGACGCGTCAGATCCTCGGCGCGCCCCGGGAGGACTACACGCGCACGCTCGTCGGCGCCTCGCGTGCGCTCGACGATCTGCTCCCGAGCGATCCGCTGGAAGGTGATCGAGCATGA
- a CDS encoding ABC transporter ATP-binding protein: MSADRNTPVLAAEHVRFSYGRGAEVLHDVTLALAPGETVGLVGESGAGKTSLLRLFLGLETPTSGAVRFDGHPLDRRDARGMRAFRRAVQPVYQDPFSSLDPRMRVGDSIAEPLRSLGLPGDRDTRTARVAELLAAVDLPEDAAERFPDAFSGGQRQRIAIARALAPEPRVILADEPVSALDTSVRMQVIELFQRLARERGIGMLLVSHDLTIVSALCRRIAVLEGGVLVEEGETRRVLTEPEHDYTRRLLASVPRLPAV, encoded by the coding sequence ATGAGCGCCGACCGGAACACCCCCGTGCTCGCCGCCGAGCACGTGCGCTTCTCCTACGGGCGGGGCGCCGAGGTGCTGCACGACGTGACGCTCGCCCTCGCCCCCGGCGAGACGGTGGGACTCGTGGGCGAGTCGGGCGCCGGGAAGACCTCCCTGCTGCGCCTGTTCCTCGGTCTCGAGACCCCGACCTCCGGCGCGGTCCGCTTCGACGGCCATCCGCTCGATCGTCGCGACGCCCGCGGGATGCGGGCGTTCCGGCGGGCGGTGCAGCCCGTGTACCAGGACCCGTTCTCCTCGCTCGATCCGCGCATGCGCGTGGGCGACTCGATCGCCGAGCCGCTGCGTTCCCTCGGGCTGCCCGGAGATCGGGACACGCGGACGGCGCGCGTCGCCGAACTGCTCGCGGCCGTCGACCTGCCGGAGGATGCGGCCGAGCGGTTCCCCGACGCGTTCTCGGGCGGTCAGCGGCAGCGCATCGCGATCGCGCGGGCGCTCGCGCCCGAGCCGCGCGTGATCCTCGCCGACGAGCCCGTGAGCGCCCTCGACACGTCCGTACGCATGCAGGTCATCGAGCTGTTCCAGCGCCTCGCACGCGAGCGCGGGATCGGCATGCTCCTCGTCTCGCACGACCTCACGATCGTCTCGGCGCTCTGCCGACGCATCGCGGTGCTCGAGGGCGGCGTGCTCGTGGAGGAGGGGGAGACGCGGCGCGTGCTCACGGAGCCGGAGCACGACTACACCCGCCGACTCCTCGCGTCCGTCCCGCGGCTCCCCGCGGTGTGA
- a CDS encoding DeoR/GlpR family DNA-binding transcription regulator: protein MDTIPAEGSGDRVRHLPAGRRSDLAHFVAENGQVTVAILAERYGVSIDTIRRDLDQLDADGVLVRTHGGAVSGTSRPPIDRGLDVRLRMQPEEKEAIAERAAGLVEDGSVIIINAGTTALAVARNLRDHRDLTIATNNLRLPAEISPKVFRDLYVFGGSVRSITQATTGPVTLGASPNGGEVDLHCDLALISVGAVSATSGFSTSNLGDAAMMAEMMSRSSKVAVLADSSKLGRRLFAQVSELGRADYFVTDARPPADLEDALAAAGVQVLTP from the coding sequence ATGGACACAATCCCCGCCGAGGGTTCGGGAGATCGCGTCCGGCATCTCCCGGCCGGCCGCCGTTCGGACCTCGCCCACTTCGTCGCCGAGAACGGCCAGGTCACCGTCGCCATCCTGGCCGAGCGCTACGGGGTGTCGATCGACACCATCCGACGCGACCTCGATCAGCTGGACGCCGACGGCGTCCTCGTGCGCACGCACGGAGGCGCGGTCAGCGGCACGTCCCGACCACCGATCGATCGCGGCCTCGACGTGCGTCTGCGCATGCAGCCGGAGGAGAAGGAGGCGATCGCCGAACGAGCAGCCGGGCTCGTCGAGGACGGCTCCGTCATCATCATCAACGCCGGCACGACTGCCCTCGCCGTCGCCCGCAATCTGCGCGACCACCGCGACCTCACGATCGCGACGAACAACCTGCGGCTGCCCGCGGAGATCTCCCCCAAGGTGTTCCGCGACCTCTACGTGTTCGGCGGCTCCGTGCGCTCGATCACGCAGGCCACCACGGGGCCGGTCACACTCGGCGCCTCCCCCAACGGCGGGGAGGTCGACCTTCACTGCGACCTGGCCCTCATCTCCGTCGGCGCCGTCTCGGCGACGAGCGGTTTCTCCACGAGCAACCTCGGCGACGCCGCGATGATGGCCGAGATGATGTCGCGGTCGTCGAAGGTCGCGGTGCTCGCCGACTCGTCGAAGCTCGGTCGACGGCTCTTCGCGCAGGTGTCGGAGCTCGGACGCGCCGACTACTTCGTCACCGACGCCCGCCCACCGGCCGACCTCGAGGACGCTCTCGCCGCCGCCGGCGTGCAGGTGCTCACGCCCTGA
- a CDS encoding ABC transporter substrate-binding protein, whose protein sequence is MTAAAVTVFTVAGCSAGGDGGDAGGDVTLEFAQWWEPELPDGAFRELMDQFEEENPGITVELLSGPYASTKEQLFAGAAAGTMSDVVGLDGAWVSDFADQGAITDLTALMDEEGYDDSQLASQIQVDGSTYMIPVVNFVYPMFTNDSILADAGVDAPPTTRDEFADAAAAISDLGDDTSGWVLPLSLEAPNGIQNDVMSWVWASGGSMLDGGQPDVTNSDVTEAVEYIKGMWDDGSIAPGSFTMKEQDKVEEFTNGRVGMMIDSLAHINLIRESNPDLDFSISAIPAEEGYEGERGIPYASWGIGVSDASEHKAEALKLVEFLMSEETNSELSTIANAFPGNTESVPEFVKDDDLYAEAFEIYQAGYPANEFTGLPVAEQLMRTFDEQMQLMLNGDQTVDEMLETTQETWLSEF, encoded by the coding sequence ATGACGGCCGCAGCTGTGACCGTCTTCACGGTCGCCGGGTGTAGCGCAGGCGGCGACGGCGGAGACGCGGGTGGCGACGTCACCCTGGAATTCGCGCAGTGGTGGGAGCCGGAGCTCCCGGACGGCGCCTTCCGCGAACTGATGGACCAGTTCGAGGAGGAGAACCCCGGCATCACGGTGGAGCTCCTCAGCGGACCGTACGCGTCCACGAAGGAGCAGCTCTTCGCCGGGGCCGCGGCCGGAACGATGTCCGACGTCGTCGGTCTCGACGGAGCATGGGTGAGCGACTTCGCCGACCAGGGCGCGATCACCGACCTCACCGCCCTCATGGACGAGGAGGGCTACGACGACAGCCAGCTCGCCAGCCAGATCCAGGTCGACGGCTCCACCTACATGATCCCGGTCGTGAACTTCGTCTACCCGATGTTCACGAACGACTCGATCCTCGCGGACGCCGGCGTCGACGCTCCGCCGACGACGCGCGACGAGTTCGCCGACGCGGCCGCCGCGATCTCGGACCTCGGTGACGACACGAGCGGCTGGGTGCTCCCTCTGTCGCTCGAGGCGCCGAACGGCATCCAGAACGACGTCATGTCGTGGGTGTGGGCGAGCGGCGGCAGCATGCTCGACGGCGGCCAGCCGGACGTCACGAACAGCGACGTCACCGAGGCCGTCGAGTACATCAAGGGCATGTGGGACGACGGAAGCATCGCTCCCGGTTCCTTCACGATGAAGGAGCAGGACAAGGTCGAGGAGTTCACGAACGGTCGCGTCGGAATGATGATCGACTCGCTCGCGCACATCAACCTCATCCGCGAGTCCAACCCGGACCTCGACTTCAGCATCTCGGCGATCCCCGCCGAGGAGGGCTACGAGGGCGAGCGCGGCATCCCTTACGCCTCGTGGGGCATCGGCGTCTCCGACGCGTCGGAGCACAAGGCCGAGGCTCTCAAGCTCGTCGAGTTCCTCATGAGCGAGGAGACGAACAGCGAACTGTCCACGATCGCGAACGCCTTCCCCGGCAACACGGAGTCGGTGCCCGAGTTCGTGAAGGACGACGACCTCTACGCGGAGGCGTTCGAGATCTACCAGGCCGGTTACCCGGCCAACGAGTTCACCGGACTCCCCGTCGCCGAGCAGCTCATGCGCACGTTCGACGAGCAGATGCAGTTGATGCTCAACGGCGATCAGACGGTCGACGAGATGCTCGAGACGACCCAGGAGACCTGGCTCTCCGAGTTCTGA
- a CDS encoding carbohydrate ABC transporter permease, which yields MINAIVEPLDAPPRKKRRSSSQGRLEPYGFIAPTVALLFVLMVVPIVLVVGYSFMDNVIMKRNPEFVGLDNFVEILTDGVFLTAIGNTLFFTIVSVVAHLVIGLAFAMLLNSTVISRATRGIFRVIYILPWLFTAAVIAVLWRMLLNPNGVVNYLLQSDVEWLSSPDLALGAVTFINIWAGYPFFMISLLAGLQGIPGDLYEAATVDGASPWQRFVSVTLPQLKPIIISMSLLDLIWTSQQFALIWMTTGGGPINVTEMLSTYTYKLAFSRYEFSLASTSAVLILLLSMVLAFFYVRHQRARD from the coding sequence GTGATCAACGCGATCGTCGAGCCTCTCGACGCCCCGCCGCGCAAGAAGCGGCGCTCGAGCTCTCAGGGCCGGCTCGAACCCTACGGCTTCATCGCCCCCACGGTGGCCCTCCTGTTCGTCCTGATGGTCGTGCCGATCGTCCTCGTCGTCGGCTACTCCTTCATGGACAACGTCATCATGAAGAGGAACCCCGAGTTCGTCGGGCTCGACAACTTCGTCGAGATCCTCACGGACGGCGTCTTCCTCACCGCCATCGGCAACACCCTCTTCTTCACGATCGTGAGCGTCGTCGCCCACCTCGTGATCGGTCTCGCCTTCGCGATGCTGCTCAACAGCACCGTCATCAGCCGGGCGACCCGCGGCATCTTCCGCGTGATCTACATCCTGCCGTGGCTCTTCACGGCCGCCGTGATCGCGGTCCTCTGGCGGATGCTGCTCAACCCGAACGGCGTCGTCAACTACCTGCTCCAGTCCGACGTCGAATGGCTCTCGTCGCCCGACCTCGCTCTCGGCGCCGTCACCTTCATCAACATCTGGGCCGGCTACCCCTTCTTCATGATCAGCCTGCTCGCGGGACTCCAGGGGATCCCCGGAGACCTGTACGAGGCCGCGACCGTCGACGGTGCGAGCCCGTGGCAGCGATTCGTGAGCGTCACGCTCCCGCAGCTCAAGCCGATCATCATCAGCATGTCGCTGCTCGACCTCATCTGGACGTCGCAGCAGTTCGCCCTCATCTGGATGACGACGGGCGGAGGCCCGATCAACGTCACCGAGATGCTCAGCACCTACACATACAAGCTCGCCTTCAGCCGGTACGAGTTCTCGCTCGCCTCCACGAGCGCCGTGCTCATCCTGCTGCTGTCGATGGTGCTCGCCTTCTTCTACGTCCGACACCAGCGCGCGAGGGACTGA
- a CDS encoding carbohydrate ABC transporter permease: MTTMLHQTVEPETAPRNDFGGTERKRAKARRRLLVKIGVLAALITGAFFAGAPVLWMLASSFKSNTEIFASPPVLVTENFSFDAYVTILTDPEKVRFFINSYVISLAVTALTLVVAILAAYAFSRFEFRFKRPLNILIVSVQAVPPITLLIPYFGLMVTLGLYNTYPGLILTYMVFTLPYAIIMMTGYFNTLPRELDEAVRVDGAGSMTALWRILVPISVPGIVSVGVYTFMIAWNEYLFALTLTKTQDMRTVPIGIQLLMGQHSYEWNEMMAMSILGSIPVLVLFLFFQRYFIGGLTSGSVKS; encoded by the coding sequence ATGACCACCATGCTGCACCAGACGGTCGAACCCGAGACCGCACCGCGGAACGACTTCGGCGGAACCGAGCGCAAGCGCGCGAAGGCCCGTCGCCGACTCCTCGTCAAGATCGGCGTGCTCGCCGCCCTCATCACGGGCGCCTTCTTCGCCGGAGCCCCCGTGCTCTGGATGCTCGCGAGCTCGTTCAAGTCGAACACCGAGATCTTCGCGTCGCCTCCCGTGCTCGTCACCGAGAACTTCTCGTTCGACGCGTACGTGACGATCCTCACCGACCCGGAGAAGGTGCGCTTCTTCATCAACAGCTACGTCATCTCGCTCGCGGTGACGGCGCTCACCCTCGTGGTGGCGATCCTCGCGGCCTACGCCTTCAGCCGGTTCGAGTTCCGGTTCAAGCGCCCGCTCAACATCCTCATCGTGAGCGTGCAGGCCGTGCCGCCCATCACGCTCCTCATCCCGTACTTCGGGCTCATGGTGACGCTCGGGCTCTACAACACCTACCCGGGGCTCATCCTCACCTACATGGTGTTCACGCTGCCGTACGCGATCATCATGATGACCGGGTACTTCAACACGCTGCCCCGTGAGCTCGACGAGGCCGTGCGCGTGGACGGAGCCGGCTCCATGACCGCCCTCTGGCGGATCCTCGTCCCGATCTCGGTGCCCGGCATCGTGTCCGTCGGCGTCTACACGTTCATGATCGCGTGGAACGAGTACCTCTTCGCCCTCACCCTCACGAAGACGCAGGACATGCGCACGGTGCCCATCGGCATCCAGCTGCTCATGGGCCAGCACTCGTACGAGTGGAACGAAATGATGGCGATGAGCATCCTCGGGTCGATCCCCGTCCTCGTCCTCTTCCTCTTCTTCCAGCGCTACTTCATCGGCGGGCTGACCTCCGGGTCGGTCAAGAGCTGA
- a CDS encoding ketose-bisphosphate aldolase, translated as MLITGKELLSVANDNDFAVPAFNISDYAMFNGIIDISEKKNAPLIVAIHPDEVSHIGAESVLAMRARAHRSSVPVVIHWDHGGTYEQILSAIQFGFTSVMIDASMLPFDDNVAITKRVVDAAHAVGLSVEGELGTIGKTDNEAEDGAADIIYTVPEDAVRFVEQTGVDSLAIAIGTSHGLYPASMKPELRLDLLKEIKAAVPIPLVLHGGSNNPDDEIGRSVKLGVNKINISSDIKAAYHQKMREVLADSSLREPNSIQPPCIEAMQVVAAHKIDLFDAAGKASVY; from the coding sequence GTGCTCATCACCGGCAAAGAACTGCTGTCCGTCGCGAACGACAACGACTTCGCGGTCCCCGCCTTCAACATCAGCGACTACGCGATGTTCAACGGCATCATCGACATCAGCGAGAAGAAGAACGCGCCGCTCATCGTCGCGATCCACCCGGACGAGGTGAGCCACATCGGCGCGGAGTCGGTCCTCGCGATGCGTGCCAGAGCGCACCGTTCGAGCGTGCCCGTCGTCATCCACTGGGACCACGGTGGAACGTACGAGCAGATCCTCTCCGCGATCCAGTTCGGTTTCACCTCGGTGATGATCGACGCATCGATGCTTCCCTTCGACGACAACGTGGCGATCACGAAGCGCGTCGTGGACGCGGCCCACGCCGTCGGCCTCTCCGTCGAGGGCGAGCTCGGCACCATCGGCAAGACCGACAACGAGGCGGAGGACGGGGCTGCGGACATCATCTACACCGTGCCGGAGGACGCCGTTCGCTTCGTCGAGCAGACGGGCGTCGACAGCCTCGCGATCGCCATCGGAACCTCGCACGGCCTCTATCCGGCGAGCATGAAGCCGGAGCTGCGCCTCGACCTCCTCAAGGAGATCAAGGCAGCCGTCCCGATCCCGCTCGTGCTGCACGGCGGATCGAACAACCCGGACGACGAGATCGGCCGCTCGGTGAAGCTCGGCGTCAACAAGATCAACATCTCGAGCGACATCAAGGCCGCCTACCATCAGAAGATGCGCGAGGTCCTCGCGGACTCCTCGCTGCGCGAGCCGAACTCGATCCAGCCCCCCTGCATCGAGGCCATGCAGGTCGTGGCGGCGCACAAGATCGACCTGTTCGACGCCGCCGGCAAAGCGTCGGTGTACTAG